A window of the Gossypium arboreum isolate Shixiya-1 chromosome 2, ASM2569848v2, whole genome shotgun sequence genome harbors these coding sequences:
- the LOC108455175 gene encoding uncharacterized protein LOC108455175 translates to MSCSSSSGSEEDDEGIDSYRKGGYHAVRIGDPFAAGRYIAQRKLGWGQFSTVWLAYDTQSSKYVALKIQKSAQQFAQAALHEIDVLSSIADGDPSNSKCVVRLIDHFKHSGPNGQHLCMVLEFLGDSLLQLIRFNRYKGLELNKVREICKCILIALDYLHREVGIIHTDLKPENILLFSTIDPAKDPVRSGLTPILERPEGGTLNGGSTMNIIEKKLKRRARRAVANIGVRRDSMGVEAPKPARCLDGIDMRCKVVDFGNACWADKRFAEEIQTRQYRAPEVILLSGYTFSVDMWSFACIAFELATGDMMFAPKTGQGFSEDEDHLALMMELLGKMPRKIAVGGARSKDFFDRHGDLKRIRRLKFLPLDRLLVTKYKFSETDAREFLEFLSPLLDFSPEKRPTAQQCLQHPWLNLRSSDGQSNMDAGMSKLKI, encoded by the exons ATGTCTTGTTCTTCATCATCGGGTTCGGAGGAAGATGACGAGGGAATCGACTCTTACAGGAAAGGAGGATATCATGCCGTCCGGATCGGCGATCCATTCGCCGCTGGTCGTTACATCGCTCAGAGGAAGCTGGGTTGGGGTCAGTTTTCCACTGTTTGGCTCGCTTACGATACCCAATCCTCT AAATATGTTGCTCTAAAGATCCAGAAAAGCGCACAACAATTTGCACAAGCTGCACTTCATGAAATTGATGTCCTTTCATCTATTGCTGACGGAGACCCCTCAAACTCGAAGTGTGTGGTGCGCCTGATTGACCACTTTAAGCACAGTGGTCCAAATGGCCAACATCTATGCATGGTCCTCGAATTCCTCGGTGATAGCTTACTTCAATTAATCAGGTTTAACCGTTACAAAGGGCTTGAATTGAATAAAGTTAGGGAGATCTGCAAATGCATTTTGATAGCCCTGGATTACTTGCATAGGGAGGTTGGTATAATCCACACGGATTTAAAGCCTGAAAATATTCTTCTCTTTTCCACTATTGATCCAGCCAAGGATCCAGTTAGATCTGGTCTTACTCCAATTCTTGAAAGGCCTGAGGGGGGCACCCTAAATGGTGGATCTACCATGAACATCATTGAGAAAAAATTGAAACGGAGGGCCAGAAGAGCAGTTGCTAATATAGGTGTTAGAAGAGATTCAATGGGAGTAGAAGCTCCAAAACCTGCAAGATGTCTTGATGGGATTGATATGAGGTGCAAGGTTGTGGACTTTGGAAACGCATGTTGGGCTGACAAACGATTTGCAGAAGAAATTCAAACAAGGCAGTATAGAGCTCCTGAGGTCATACTTCTATCTGGGTATACCTTTTCCGTTGATATGTGGTCATTTGCTTGCATAGCCTTTGAGCTCGCTACTGGTGACATGATGTTTGCTCCCAAAACGGGACAAGGCTTCAGCGAAGACGAG GATCACCTTGCTCTCATGATGGAACTTCTTGGAAAGATGCCTCGGAAG ATTGCTGTTGGAGGAGCTCGATCAAAGGATTTTTTTGACAGGCATGGGGATCTGAAGAGGATTCGGAGACTGAAGTTCCTGCCACTGGATCGATTGTTGGTGACTAAATATAAATTCTCCGAGACTGATGCACGTGAGTTTTTGGAGTTTCTTTCTCCTCTTCTTGATTTTTCCCCAGAGAAGCGACCAACTGCCCAGCAGTGTCTGCAACACCCATGGCTGAACCTGAGGAGCTCAGATGGTCAATCTAACATGGATGCTGGAATGAGCAAACTTAAGATTTAA
- the LOC108483669 gene encoding uncharacterized protein LOC108483669: protein MEANICDINHLDADVLLPPRKRLLAGFKKQASNANGASDQPAVASSSSSPPSPSPSPSPSPSPSPSPSHSPSTSSSDVNDHLKNLLMSSHLYNPNLSPEEILEASRAAATSAAKAAEAARAAAEEKAAIAAKAVAAAKNALDMVAKFSEDSINKERHLKKNKLKKHVPVQLLYKKHEPIESPRTDEELARKLHRAINSSPRISKNSPTSEWRGHKHKRPKIMPTLEKTKASNGGIVLGGSPSSTCNGGTIAGEIDSGDSMEESVKAVAKGAKYDKSGQSELDNGEAESSHLKEKAFDDVTPSKKRGRMKLKRLPLSICSFRDRVNPKEDMITKSSPLTEKNMDNSTAAVKTFYSLEPSDDGVISIEGMRKCQDFKAPACIKQNKVVQS, encoded by the coding sequence ATGGAGGCTAACATTTGTGACATCAATCACTTGGATGCGGATGTCCTCCTGCCTCCTCGGAAGCGTCTGCTTGCAGGATTTAAGAAACAGGCATCCAATGCCAATGGTGCTTCAGATCAGCCTGCAGTGGCTTCTTCCTCTTCATCTCCTCCTTCACCTTCACCTTCACCTTCACCCTCACCCTCACCCTCACCCTCACCCTCACACTCGCCTTCTACTTCTTCAAGTGATGTTAATGACCATCTAAAAAATTTATTGATGAGTTCCCATTTATATAACCCAAATCTTTCTCCTGAGGAGATTTTGGAGGCCTCAAGAGCAGCAGCTACCTCTGCTGCTAAAGCTGCTGAGGCTGCCAGAGCTGCTGCAGAGGAGAAGGCTGCAATTGCAGCTAAAGCTGTTGCTGCAGCTAAGAATGCATTGGACATGGTAGCAAAATTTTCTGAAGACTCGATTAATAAGGAAAGACACCTAAAAAAGAATAAGCTCAAGAAACATGTCCCTGTTCAACTCTTGTACAAGAAACACGAACCAATTGAGAGTCCTAGGACAGATGAAGAGTTAGCCCGGAAGTTGCACCGAGCAATCAACAGTTCCCCAAGAATCTCAAAGAATTCACCAACTTCTGAATGGAGAGGTCATAAACATAAAAGGCCTAAGATCATGCCAACTCTTGAGAAAACAAAAGCTTCCAATGGGGGTATTGTATTGGGAGGAAGCCCATCTTCTACATGCAATGGAGGTACTATAGCAGGTGAAATTGATTCTGGGGACTCAATGGAAGAATCAGTTAAAGCAGTGGCAAAGGGTGCTAAATATGATAAATCTGGGCAATCAGAGTTGGATAATGGTGAAGCAGAATCAAGCCATTTGAAGGAAAAAGCTTTTGACGATGTAACTCCTAGTAAAAAGAGGGGAAGAATGAAGTTAAAGAGGCTGCCCTTAAGCATTTGTTCCTTTAGGGATCGAGTGAATCCCAAGGAAGATATGATTACTAAGAGCTCTCCATTGACTGAAAAGAACATGGATAATTCTACCGCTGCTGTTAAGACCTTTTATTCTTTGGAGCCCTCTGATGATGGTGTTATTTCAATCGAAGGTATGCGGAAATGCCAGGATTTCAAGGCCCCTGCATGTATCAAACAAAACAAAGTCGTGCAATCATAA